One stretch of Longimicrobium sp. DNA includes these proteins:
- a CDS encoding KAP family P-loop NTPase fold protein produces MWADNETTTDLLNVRHLVQVISDTIQTERLLPLTIGVYGGWGSGKSSLVHMVRADLERKEGIVCISFNGWLFESYEDAKSALMGTILDEIRTRRTLGAKAQALLGKLSARVDWFRVMSLAGKGALTLALGGVPGALTGLQVTGAAMKSLARKAGEKAVAADPEKLEGLVRQKDEPDTEEPVHAIRTFREDFVELLEETKIKTLVVFIDELDRCIPETVVQTLEAIRLFLFAERTAFVIGADERLVQHAVRQRFKLEGMDPQIGADYLEKMIQIPFRIPPLGRREIHTYMNLLFTELHCDAGAFRDLVEELDVRERGPFGELTFSFEDARELLRPLPPELGDSFALTEQLADTLAQGLAGNPRQTKRFLNALLLRIRLAELRKIELGRRVLGKLMLLEYFRPEHFRILAGWQGRQAGTPEEIAALEAALKTPAPAPAVEANAAMLPVDARAPRTKSGPKRAAADAEDGKAGAAAGVPEHARDWLEDSWLKSWLTLEPELGGVDLRPYFYVARDKIGHTENALLQLSPGATETLRQLRSPSEALRSAGQTRLKELSAGEAVGILQELATQARQTEQLGGANDPPLVSLFLLAEARPELGGEVVAMFRGMSETQIPVGVIPRLMYSTKGQSGEAQARALFEQWSRSTVNVRLARAAELQLKK; encoded by the coding sequence ATGTGGGCAGACAACGAAACCACGACGGATCTCCTGAACGTCCGCCACCTCGTTCAGGTCATCTCGGACACGATCCAGACCGAACGTCTTCTTCCGTTGACGATCGGTGTCTATGGCGGCTGGGGAAGCGGGAAGTCGAGCCTTGTGCACATGGTGCGGGCCGATCTGGAGCGAAAAGAGGGAATCGTCTGCATCTCGTTCAACGGTTGGCTTTTCGAAAGCTATGAGGACGCGAAGTCTGCCCTGATGGGCACGATCCTGGACGAGATCCGCACTCGGAGGACGCTGGGTGCGAAAGCGCAGGCTCTCCTCGGAAAGCTGAGTGCGCGCGTAGACTGGTTCCGCGTGATGTCGCTCGCGGGCAAGGGAGCCCTCACGCTGGCGCTGGGCGGGGTTCCGGGCGCGCTTACCGGCCTGCAGGTGACCGGTGCCGCGATGAAGTCGCTCGCGCGAAAAGCCGGAGAGAAAGCCGTGGCGGCCGACCCCGAGAAGCTCGAGGGTCTGGTCCGTCAGAAAGATGAACCGGATACGGAGGAGCCGGTCCACGCGATCCGCACTTTCCGGGAGGACTTCGTCGAACTGCTCGAAGAGACCAAGATCAAGACGCTGGTGGTCTTCATCGACGAGCTGGACCGGTGCATTCCCGAGACGGTGGTGCAGACGCTCGAGGCGATCCGCCTATTTCTCTTCGCGGAGCGGACCGCGTTCGTAATCGGCGCGGACGAGCGACTTGTCCAGCACGCGGTTCGCCAGCGGTTCAAGCTCGAGGGAATGGATCCGCAGATCGGGGCGGACTACCTGGAGAAGATGATCCAGATTCCGTTCCGCATCCCGCCTCTCGGCCGCCGGGAGATCCACACCTACATGAATCTCCTGTTCACGGAACTGCACTGTGATGCGGGTGCGTTCCGCGACTTGGTGGAGGAATTGGATGTTCGGGAGCGGGGGCCATTCGGAGAGTTGACGTTCTCGTTCGAAGACGCACGTGAGCTCCTCCGCCCGCTTCCCCCGGAGCTGGGCGACAGCTTCGCACTGACGGAGCAGCTCGCCGACACGCTCGCCCAAGGACTCGCGGGGAACCCGCGCCAGACTAAGCGGTTCCTCAACGCGCTGCTCCTGCGGATCCGCCTCGCGGAACTACGTAAGATCGAGCTGGGGCGTCGCGTCCTTGGGAAGCTGATGCTGCTTGAGTACTTCCGCCCGGAGCACTTCCGGATTCTGGCAGGGTGGCAAGGGCGCCAGGCGGGCACGCCGGAGGAGATTGCGGCCCTGGAAGCCGCGTTGAAGACACCAGCCCCGGCACCGGCTGTGGAGGCCAACGCTGCCATGCTCCCGGTGGACGCGAGGGCGCCACGAACCAAATCCGGCCCCAAGCGAGCAGCAGCCGATGCGGAGGATGGTAAGGCGGGTGCCGCGGCGGGCGTGCCCGAGCACGCAAGGGATTGGTTGGAGGACAGTTGGTTAAAGAGCTGGCTCACTCTCGAGCCGGAGCTTGGGGGCGTAGATCTGCGTCCGTACTTCTACGTCGCCCGCGACAAGATCGGGCACACGGAGAACGCGCTCCTTCAGCTCAGTCCAGGAGCGACCGAGACTCTGCGCCAGCTTCGAAGCCCGTCGGAAGCTCTCCGAAGCGCCGGCCAGACGAGGCTGAAGGAGCTCTCCGCGGGCGAAGCGGTTGGCATCCTCCAGGAGCTCGCGACGCAGGCGCGGCAGACGGAGCAACTCGGGGGCGCGAACGATCCTCCACTGGTTTCTTTGTTCCTGCTGGCGGAAGCGCGGCCGGAACTCGGGGGGGAGGTGGTCGCGATGTTCCGGGGGATGTCGGAGACGCAGATCCCGGTGGGCGTGATTCCCCGTCTCATGTACAGTACGAAGGGTCAGTCCGGTGAGGCACAGGCCCGGGCTCTCTTCGAGCAGTGGTCCAGATCGACCGTGAACGTACGTCTTGCCCGCGCTGCGGAATTGCAGCTGAAGAAGTAG
- a CDS encoding E2 ligase fold family C protein has protein sequence MTVALARYFDKAILAGSSVLQGFDPAAFTKTLESHVIGIAWDGPAAESQEGRTALALIVELLARLYPVLAFAQDDGETSAFAASLIARARAINERLDLAEPAAAMVWVCVGQGAAPANDALALHVGSDGWIARFSSRGPVPVGSSPNPFGAAAAACLGAANVFRYVFGDQLVAGDLDGDVQISVLTLDPLEAEPTNPTLPPVDFGEAFLVGAGAIGSATVWTLTRVPALAGTLHVVDGEKLDLSNVQRYVGSSEAEIGTVKVELAARALANTGLRVEPAAMRWGEFLKRRGDWGLESVLVALDSAEDRILVQGALPRWIANAWTQPGDIGVSRHDFDDERACLACLYTPKAVQPHLRDKVAEDLKLTTVEAKARVSNLLYNGDAVGEEFLREVATAMNMDVQPLLPFADKPLIEFYHVAVCGGLILSLGGGSDASRAEVPLAFQSAMAGVLLAAELVAHAGGLRSVPLAVTTKINLLRPLGSVLCLPHGKAPGCICGDEDYLAAYRTKYEHVHGSGDASLRATREGPALL, from the coding sequence GTGACCGTGGCGCTCGCGAGGTACTTCGACAAGGCGATACTCGCCGGGTCGTCCGTGTTGCAGGGCTTCGATCCAGCGGCGTTCACGAAGACTCTCGAGTCGCACGTGATCGGCATCGCGTGGGACGGCCCCGCAGCGGAGTCGCAGGAGGGGCGGACGGCGCTCGCGCTGATCGTGGAACTGCTTGCACGCCTCTATCCGGTCCTTGCCTTCGCACAGGATGATGGGGAGACGAGTGCGTTCGCGGCCTCGTTGATCGCCCGCGCGCGTGCGATCAACGAGAGGCTCGACCTGGCCGAGCCGGCGGCCGCCATGGTCTGGGTCTGCGTGGGACAGGGCGCTGCACCGGCGAACGATGCTCTGGCCCTTCACGTCGGCAGCGACGGCTGGATCGCGCGCTTCTCTTCCCGTGGGCCGGTGCCGGTCGGATCCTCCCCGAACCCGTTCGGCGCGGCGGCCGCGGCGTGCCTTGGTGCCGCCAACGTCTTCCGGTACGTATTCGGCGACCAGCTTGTCGCCGGCGATCTCGACGGAGACGTGCAGATTTCGGTTCTCACGCTGGACCCGTTGGAGGCGGAACCAACGAATCCCACCCTCCCCCCGGTGGATTTTGGCGAGGCGTTTCTGGTCGGCGCGGGCGCGATCGGAAGCGCGACCGTGTGGACGCTCACCCGCGTGCCCGCCCTCGCCGGAACGCTGCACGTTGTCGACGGGGAGAAGCTGGATCTGAGCAATGTCCAGCGTTATGTGGGGTCGTCAGAGGCCGAGATCGGAACGGTGAAGGTTGAACTGGCGGCCCGGGCGCTCGCGAATACCGGGCTTCGCGTCGAGCCGGCGGCGATGCGCTGGGGCGAGTTCCTGAAGCGGCGCGGGGACTGGGGGCTTGAGAGTGTCCTCGTTGCGCTTGATAGCGCCGAGGACAGGATCTTGGTGCAGGGTGCGCTGCCCCGCTGGATCGCCAACGCGTGGACGCAGCCCGGCGACATCGGCGTATCGCGTCACGACTTCGACGACGAGCGGGCCTGCCTTGCCTGCCTCTACACGCCGAAGGCGGTGCAGCCCCACCTCCGGGATAAGGTGGCAGAGGACCTCAAGCTCACGACGGTGGAGGCGAAGGCTCGGGTGAGTAATCTCCTCTACAATGGGGACGCGGTAGGCGAGGAGTTCTTGAGAGAGGTGGCTACGGCGATGAACATGGACGTGCAGCCCCTGCTTCCGTTCGCCGACAAGCCGCTGATCGAGTTCTACCATGTCGCCGTGTGTGGAGGTCTGATCCTGAGCCTCGGCGGTGGGAGCGACGCGTCCCGCGCTGAGGTCCCTCTCGCGTTTCAATCGGCGATGGCGGGGGTTCTCCTGGCTGCTGAGTTGGTCGCGCACGCGGGCGGCCTGCGATCGGTGCCCCTCGCAGTGACAACGAAGATCAACCTTCTGCGGCCTCTCGGCTCGGTGCTGTGCCTCCCTCACGGAAAGGCGCCGGGTTGTATCTGTGGTGATGAGGACTACCTCGCTGCGTATCGGACAAAGTACGAACATGTTCACGGGAGCGGGGATGCCAGCCTCCGCGCCACACGGGAAGGCCCTGCACTTCTCTGA
- a CDS encoding carboxypeptidase-like regulatory domain-containing protein — MKSCFFLAAAVLAVCSRTLAAQVSGTVVDSAGTPVSAAKVEVWSALRRSAATTSDPSGRFSFGAPEVSDATGLVVSRVGYQTRAVPLTGADTALRVRLQAAPVMLAGITSATQPRDPCPNREDPRARSFWESVRAKYPAVPDTLVFHSLGTIRSQQQDASSIGEFGDERGSRQWTAATNDAWPVWRRLIGSSGYAMPQAQSVQPRYAYWRYVPLEDGFSQHFVEEQFGALHTLSIANSSGGYTTLAFCPRAGPRRSEVSGTLTVSPEGFLVRGTWRYRTPSPREDAGAEVDFVPPVATRQSLLLVQSYLFWRRVQPRRYYVEAVEYEEWRLYPGANPPPVPADLYARPVRAGRH, encoded by the coding sequence ATGAAGAGCTGTTTTTTCCTCGCCGCGGCTGTGCTCGCGGTGTGCAGCCGAACCCTCGCCGCACAAGTAAGCGGGACGGTCGTCGATTCTGCGGGTACGCCGGTTTCCGCGGCCAAGGTGGAGGTCTGGAGCGCCCTGCGCCGGAGCGCGGCGACCACCTCGGACCCGTCAGGCCGCTTCTCCTTCGGGGCTCCCGAGGTTTCGGACGCAACCGGCCTCGTGGTGAGCCGGGTAGGATACCAGACCCGGGCCGTACCGCTCACCGGCGCCGACACGGCCTTGCGGGTACGGCTCCAGGCCGCCCCGGTGATGCTGGCGGGGATCACCTCCGCGACGCAACCCCGCGATCCGTGCCCGAACCGCGAAGACCCGCGCGCCCGCTCGTTCTGGGAATCGGTCCGGGCGAAATACCCCGCCGTGCCCGACACGCTGGTGTTCCACTCGCTGGGAACGATCCGGTCGCAGCAGCAGGATGCGTCGTCCATTGGAGAGTTCGGAGACGAGCGCGGAAGCCGCCAGTGGACCGCCGCGACGAACGACGCCTGGCCGGTGTGGAGGCGCCTGATCGGCTCTTCCGGCTACGCGATGCCGCAGGCGCAGTCGGTGCAGCCCCGGTATGCGTACTGGCGGTACGTCCCGCTGGAGGACGGCTTCTCGCAGCATTTCGTAGAGGAGCAGTTCGGAGCGCTGCACACCCTCAGCATCGCGAACTCGTCCGGCGGCTACACGACGCTCGCGTTCTGTCCGCGCGCCGGACCGCGCCGTTCGGAGGTGAGCGGAACCCTCACCGTGTCACCGGAAGGCTTCCTGGTTCGTGGTACCTGGCGGTACCGCACCCCATCGCCGCGCGAGGATGCCGGAGCGGAAGTCGACTTCGTGCCTCCGGTGGCCACCCGGCAGAGCCTCCTGCTGGTCCAGTCGTATCTCTTCTGGCGTCGCGTGCAGCCGCGGCGATACTACGTCGAAGCCGTGGAATACGAAGAATGGCGGCTCTACCCGGGCGCGAATCCGCCGCCGGTGCCGGCCGACCTCTACGCCCGTCCCGTTCGGGCGGGACGCCACTGA
- the qatD gene encoding Qat anti-phage system TatD family nuclease QatD: MTATLVDTHFHLDLSADPGAVVARCEAERIYTVAVTNAPCVFEKTERLTAGRKYVRAALGLHPELAVQRRTELPMFGELLSRTRYIGEIGLDYSTPSAEERRGQRSVFDKILQLCSDAGDKVLTIHSRRAAEDVVDAIGGSFRGTAILHWYSGSIQALGRAVNAGAYFSLNIAMCKGKRFPALLSRIPNDRILTESDGPFVEVDGRKGEPADVRRVLEVIAEMWKVDAAEVAKLVYANFGHALRDLPTTASAAVIRERSALGADRQIT, from the coding sequence GTGACTGCAACTCTCGTCGATACCCATTTTCACCTGGATCTATCCGCGGATCCCGGCGCGGTCGTGGCCCGGTGCGAGGCGGAGCGGATCTACACGGTCGCCGTCACAAACGCACCTTGCGTGTTTGAGAAAACCGAGCGTCTCACCGCCGGACGAAAATACGTGCGTGCAGCCTTGGGATTGCATCCAGAGCTCGCCGTGCAGCGCCGGACCGAACTCCCGATGTTCGGCGAACTGCTCTCGCGAACAAGGTATATCGGCGAGATCGGCTTGGACTACAGCACACCGTCTGCCGAGGAGCGGCGGGGCCAGCGTTCGGTGTTCGACAAGATATTGCAGCTCTGCTCCGACGCCGGCGACAAGGTGCTCACGATCCATAGCCGGCGCGCGGCGGAAGACGTGGTCGATGCAATCGGCGGGTCATTCCGAGGCACCGCGATTCTCCACTGGTATTCGGGATCGATTCAGGCTCTCGGCCGAGCGGTCAACGCGGGTGCCTACTTCTCGCTCAACATCGCGATGTGCAAGGGCAAGCGGTTTCCGGCTCTTCTTTCGCGGATTCCAAACGACCGCATACTCACCGAGAGCGACGGCCCGTTCGTGGAAGTCGACGGCCGCAAGGGTGAACCCGCAGACGTGCGGCGCGTTCTGGAGGTGATTGCCGAAATGTGGAAAGTCGATGCGGCCGAGGTTGCGAAACTCGTGTACGCGAATTTCGGGCATGCATTGCGAGATCTTCCGACGACGGCATCGGCAGCGGTCATCCGTGAGCGATCAGCTCTGGGAGCGGATCGCCAGATCACATGA
- a CDS encoding Mov34/MPN/PAD-1 family protein, translating into MTDLLTVRRVLLPRELADATRDSLRVAGEQGCEGMALWAGVQDGERFDIHAMIVPEQKAARGSGGLLVAVGADELFRLNRWLFEHRLRLIAQIHSHPTEAYHSETDDAFPIMAQAGGFSLVLPDFAARGFDLEDVAVYRLSEDRGWVLQTRDEVLRTFIITEV; encoded by the coding sequence ATGACTGACCTGTTGACCGTCCGTCGGGTTCTGCTTCCGCGCGAGCTCGCCGACGCCACCCGCGACAGCCTCAGGGTCGCGGGTGAACAGGGCTGTGAAGGGATGGCGCTCTGGGCTGGCGTACAGGATGGGGAGCGGTTCGATATCCACGCGATGATCGTCCCCGAACAAAAGGCTGCGCGGGGTAGTGGGGGGCTCCTGGTGGCAGTCGGCGCGGACGAGCTCTTCCGTTTGAACCGTTGGCTCTTCGAGCACCGCCTGCGCCTGATTGCGCAGATACATAGCCACCCAACCGAGGCCTATCACTCGGAGACGGATGACGCGTTTCCGATCATGGCGCAGGCCGGGGGATTTTCGCTCGTCCTCCCCGACTTTGCCGCGCGCGGGTTCGATCTGGAAGATGTTGCAGTTTACAGGCTCAGCGAGGATCGGGGCTGGGTGCTGCAGACGCGCGACGAGGTTCTGCGGACGTTCATTATCACCGAGGTGTGA
- a CDS encoding ImmA/IrrE family metallo-endopeptidase — translation MTRNNEDQMDAFFSALASGVAEDPISRRQVLREAGLDYGEVERDGLGLVERLRLEQLQVLARMQELSIESVPVKELAKRGWIKRIRDGAAQLAEILRFFGANSVAQWQLQCARTAVQFRKSVHVDADPAAVAAWLRIGVLLADRIECAPYNRDAFMDALHELRKLTVQEPEHYLTAIADRCSSAGVAVVFVAALPNTGISGATRWLTLEKAIIQLSCRYRSDDHFWFTFYHEAAHVVFHGRNEIFVECLEQTGDDQDLREMEANDFATDFLVPIERMSRFLATGNFTRRSVESFAQAIGIAPGIVVGQLQKREKLGWDRLNGLKKKVMLDA, via the coding sequence ATGACGCGCAATAACGAAGACCAAATGGATGCTTTCTTCTCCGCGTTGGCAAGCGGAGTGGCAGAGGACCCTATCTCCCGGCGTCAGGTGCTGAGAGAGGCCGGCCTTGACTACGGCGAGGTTGAACGGGACGGACTCGGGCTCGTCGAGCGGCTCCGACTCGAACAACTGCAGGTGCTCGCGCGCATGCAGGAGCTGTCGATCGAGTCCGTTCCGGTCAAGGAGCTCGCGAAACGTGGATGGATCAAGCGGATACGCGACGGTGCGGCGCAACTCGCCGAGATACTGCGTTTCTTTGGCGCTAACTCGGTTGCACAATGGCAACTGCAGTGTGCCCGCACTGCCGTGCAGTTCCGAAAGTCAGTTCACGTCGATGCGGATCCGGCGGCTGTGGCGGCATGGCTCAGGATCGGCGTGCTTCTGGCTGACCGTATCGAATGCGCTCCATATAACCGGGACGCTTTCATGGATGCCTTGCACGAACTGAGAAAGCTGACTGTTCAAGAACCCGAGCACTACTTGACTGCCATAGCCGATCGCTGCTCCAGCGCCGGTGTTGCAGTCGTCTTCGTTGCAGCATTGCCGAATACCGGAATCAGTGGAGCAACTCGTTGGTTGACCTTGGAGAAAGCCATCATTCAGCTAAGTTGCCGTTATAGATCGGATGATCACTTCTGGTTTACGTTCTACCACGAGGCTGCACACGTCGTCTTCCATGGTCGGAATGAAATATTCGTCGAATGTCTTGAGCAAACAGGCGATGATCAGGACCTCAGGGAAATGGAGGCTAACGACTTCGCAACGGATTTCCTGGTCCCCATCGAACGGATGTCCCGTTTTCTCGCCACAGGCAACTTCACGCGGCGCTCAGTTGAGTCGTTTGCCCAGGCAATCGGGATCGCGCCCGGAATCGTTGTGGGCCAACTTCAGAAGCGGGAGAAGCTCGGATGGGACAGACTCAACGGGCTGAAGAAGAAAGTGATGCTCGACGCATGA
- the qatC gene encoding Qat anti-phage system QueC-like protein QatC, with amino-acid sequence MRWHVDVRVGDAEHELAVGDGEQVLRLPIDTGGVPGSLKHNAWDVIRRHQLPDPAPAAVDLFRMAAAVYAADLRTSRGADPHSDGWTRHFVLHLPVSDPALWEAARDTLTQLLRFLTGDVWEATFLQAPFSAPVARNYRKTFPPLDATAACLLSGGLDSFIGAADALHSGERLYLVSAGSQGSAAHSTGAQHRTVNALRQQYGDDNLRHLEFRVSPPRKLFRHHVEDTQRSRSIIFLSLGVFASAALGGNLPLIVPENGFITLNVPLAPSRLGSLSTRTTHPETIRLFRQLLNELGINVELRLPFQFMTKGEMLDRAGDRDWVIATAPVTVSCAHPTADRWLGIGLGKPNCGYCLPCLIRRASLARVGADDSTQYRENPLTKELSRKKMRDLRAIQFAAERDPEAAGVADVLQSGPLPADEDQVRMSVEVYRRGLRELAAFLNPGR; translated from the coding sequence ATGAGATGGCACGTCGACGTCCGGGTAGGAGATGCCGAGCATGAATTGGCGGTCGGCGATGGGGAACAGGTGCTGCGGCTACCAATCGACACCGGAGGTGTGCCAGGCTCGCTCAAGCATAACGCGTGGGACGTCATCCGGCGGCACCAACTTCCTGATCCCGCTCCCGCGGCCGTAGACCTCTTCCGGATGGCCGCGGCAGTATACGCAGCCGATCTGAGGACCTCTCGCGGCGCAGATCCGCATTCGGACGGATGGACGCGGCACTTCGTGCTGCACCTCCCGGTCTCGGATCCGGCACTCTGGGAGGCTGCCCGTGACACGCTCACGCAGTTGCTCAGGTTCCTCACGGGTGACGTTTGGGAGGCGACGTTTCTCCAAGCACCGTTTTCGGCACCTGTTGCTCGGAATTATCGCAAGACGTTCCCGCCGCTCGATGCGACCGCGGCATGCCTGCTCTCCGGTGGCCTGGATTCATTCATCGGGGCGGCGGATGCGCTGCATTCGGGAGAGCGGCTGTATCTCGTGAGCGCTGGCTCTCAAGGAAGTGCCGCGCACTCGACCGGCGCGCAGCACCGAACGGTAAATGCGCTTCGGCAGCAGTACGGCGACGATAATCTTCGCCACCTCGAGTTCAGAGTGAGTCCCCCGCGAAAGCTCTTTCGGCACCATGTAGAAGACACGCAGCGGAGCCGCTCGATCATCTTCCTGAGTCTGGGTGTATTCGCATCCGCCGCGCTCGGGGGAAACCTGCCGCTCATCGTCCCTGAAAACGGCTTCATCACGCTCAACGTCCCGCTTGCGCCAAGCCGGTTGGGAAGTCTAAGCACGCGGACGACACATCCCGAGACCATCCGGCTCTTCCGGCAGCTGCTAAATGAACTCGGAATCAATGTCGAGCTACGGCTCCCGTTCCAGTTCATGACGAAGGGCGAGATGCTCGACCGCGCCGGAGACCGTGACTGGGTAATCGCGACCGCTCCGGTTACCGTATCCTGCGCCCATCCTACGGCGGATCGCTGGCTGGGTATAGGACTTGGTAAGCCGAACTGCGGCTACTGTCTCCCATGCCTCATCCGGCGTGCTTCGCTCGCGCGAGTCGGCGCGGACGATTCCACCCAGTACCGGGAGAATCCGCTGACGAAGGAGCTCTCGAGGAAGAAGATGCGGGATCTGAGGGCGATCCAGTTCGCCGCCGAACGGGATCCGGAGGCAGCCGGGGTGGCCGATGTCCTGCAGTCAGGCCCTCTCCCCGCAGACGAAGACCAGGTACGGATGTCGGTGGAGGTGTATCGCCGTGGTCTGCGCGAGCTTGCCGCATTCCTGAATCCCGGTCGTTGA
- a CDS encoding DUF2604 domain-containing protein, which produces MKPEKLELTVVVNGTPTQLETPAQAELRSVVTRALAQTKNSGQPFENWELRDVNGQALDLGKKVGQINFASGSTLFLSLRAGVGG; this is translated from the coding sequence ATGAAGCCTGAGAAGCTGGAACTTACGGTGGTAGTGAACGGCACGCCTACGCAGCTCGAAACTCCCGCACAGGCCGAACTGCGGAGTGTGGTAACCCGTGCGCTGGCGCAGACGAAGAACTCCGGCCAGCCCTTCGAGAATTGGGAGCTGCGCGACGTGAACGGCCAAGCGCTCGATCTTGGAAAGAAGGTCGGGCAGATCAACTTTGCGTCTGGCTCGACGCTCTTCCTCAGCCTCCGCGCCGGCGTTGGCGGCTGA
- the qatB gene encoding Qat anti-phage system associated protein QatB — MRAQGGAQRAARNSPSAIASGRALARFLSAVAARGLAEAAREFRIGEFLNRGIDVFLAALTRVLAPRAGTNEEAAAHAAIAETTAFLFDECGVEDAGLEALEELDAATMGRALEHFVASFINTRLMHVLGSRIEAAAQSAEQAVALEAEVKDYVRERVRLDFAERDLLEINWDAPESQREIQDIFEEAYVLLEDAQ, encoded by the coding sequence GTGCGCGCGCAGGGCGGGGCACAGCGCGCGGCGCGGAACTCCCCGTCGGCGATTGCCTCGGGCCGCGCTCTCGCGCGATTTCTCTCCGCGGTAGCTGCACGAGGCCTCGCTGAGGCCGCCCGCGAGTTCAGGATTGGCGAGTTCCTGAACCGGGGGATCGACGTTTTCCTTGCGGCACTGACTCGGGTGCTGGCACCGCGCGCGGGGACGAACGAAGAGGCCGCCGCCCATGCTGCGATCGCCGAAACCACTGCGTTCCTGTTCGATGAGTGCGGAGTGGAAGACGCCGGCCTTGAAGCGCTTGAGGAGCTTGACGCGGCGACCATGGGACGCGCACTGGAGCATTTCGTCGCCTCGTTCATCAACACGAGGCTCATGCACGTACTGGGTAGTCGAATCGAGGCCGCGGCGCAATCCGCAGAGCAGGCTGTCGCGCTCGAGGCCGAAGTGAAGGACTACGTGCGCGAAAGGGTGAGGCTGGACTTTGCCGAGCGCGACCTGCTGGAGATCAACTGGGACGCGCCGGAAAGCCAGAGAGAGATCCAGGACATCTTTGAGGAGGCATATGTCCTCCTGGAGGACGCGCAATGA
- a CDS encoding putative metal-binding protein, translating into MADPAVSRAKFAREIADFRTVESEYRRRGILLLGAEFPTVSLAFAAAQIAPSPMVFGADLDFTNYDLLPPAVTLVNPFTREPYRARELPTDLPRLARVNGKPVRREEVDKLLAKHRGNIPKHLGMLRQRLLVWHDPDQVPFLCLPGVRAYHEHPEHSGDSWLLHRTSGAGRLATIIEHLYRFGVLTVRGYAFDVNIQIGPGPTKQPQAQAQVHLRGLQIVPGGE; encoded by the coding sequence TTGGCGGACCCGGCGGTCTCGCGCGCCAAGTTCGCGCGAGAGATCGCCGATTTCCGCACGGTGGAATCCGAATACCGCCGCCGGGGCATCCTTCTGCTCGGAGCGGAGTTCCCAACCGTGTCCCTGGCGTTCGCCGCGGCGCAGATCGCGCCGTCGCCGATGGTGTTTGGTGCCGATCTCGACTTCACCAACTACGACCTGCTTCCGCCGGCCGTGACACTGGTGAATCCATTCACGCGTGAGCCCTACCGGGCGCGTGAGCTTCCAACAGACCTGCCCCGCCTGGCGAGGGTGAATGGAAAGCCGGTGCGTCGCGAAGAAGTGGACAAGCTCCTGGCGAAGCACCGGGGCAATATCCCTAAGCATCTGGGCATGCTCAGACAGCGGCTGCTGGTCTGGCACGATCCGGATCAGGTTCCGTTTCTCTGCTTGCCCGGGGTCCGGGCCTACCATGAGCACCCCGAGCACTCGGGCGATTCCTGGCTCCTCCACCGGACGAGCGGAGCGGGGCGGCTTGCGACGATCATCGAGCATCTGTACCGCTTCGGCGTGCTCACTGTTCGCGGCTACGCCTTTGACGTGAACATCCAGATCGGACCGGGCCCGACGAAGCAGCCTCAAGCTCAAGCGCAGGTGCACCTGCGCGGCCTTCAGATCGTACCCGGTGGGGAATGA
- a CDS encoding DsbA family protein has translation MKKEAVLNAAVVVMMVCAVTVTALVVRREIFPPAAAATPANPVRVGDWRSFAEGGQKTGNPAAPVTVVEFADFQCPACRKFADQVHQAELRHPGKILVVYRHYPLQAIHPYAMAAANAAECAAEQGRFAEFHDVLFASQDSIGRTPWVQFARAAAVPDTARFTQCVDQRRYQARIQADISAGRQLKVDGTPTVVVNGLQFTGVGSDEDFESLIVKLLD, from the coding sequence ATGAAGAAAGAAGCAGTTCTGAACGCCGCCGTCGTCGTGATGATGGTCTGCGCCGTCACGGTCACGGCGCTCGTTGTCCGGAGGGAAATCTTTCCTCCCGCTGCGGCAGCGACCCCTGCGAATCCCGTACGCGTCGGTGACTGGCGCAGTTTCGCGGAAGGCGGGCAGAAGACCGGCAACCCGGCGGCGCCCGTCACCGTGGTCGAGTTCGCCGATTTCCAGTGCCCTGCCTGCCGCAAATTCGCCGATCAGGTGCATCAGGCGGAGCTGAGACACCCGGGCAAGATCCTGGTTGTCTACCGGCACTACCCCCTGCAGGCGATCCATCCGTATGCGATGGCGGCGGCCAACGCCGCGGAATGCGCCGCCGAGCAGGGGCGGTTCGCCGAGTTTCACGATGTTCTGTTCGCTTCCCAGGATTCGATCGGCCGCACACCGTGGGTTCAATTTGCCCGGGCCGCAGCGGTCCCGGATACGGCTCGATTCACGCAATGCGTCGATCAGCGCAGGTACCAGGCACGGATACAGGCGGACATCTCCGCCGGCCGCCAGCTCAAGGTCGACGGAACTCCGACTGTGGTCGTGAACGGGTTGCAGTTCACCGGGGTGGGAAGCGACGAGGATTTCGAGTCGCTCATTGTGAAACTGCTTGATTGA